A window of Gottschalkia purinilytica contains these coding sequences:
- a CDS encoding TlpA family protein disulfide reductase, with translation MRKGIILIALVLSLSIFFIGCKKENKPKEKSTTQSVNTETADNKDKEGYYKLDELGVEYKVPDKWSKSENISAFVLEENKEDKNDPIYGAIIHDFVPVETLKLIKENEKKLEDINEESEKILEQIHNSQLRLLNIIAFDKDKLKKSLDSGKKIEDFTKCVKNELVKEKDNLAYYICYGDSNTESLSDESRKIYDELSKDIDNLKNSIKVFKPVKSEEKLSDIKKVPEFKAKDLKGKEVTEKIFQNNKLTMINVWATFCGPCISEMKDLQALYKDLKKEGVNIVGLIGDIENDETKKLAQDIIKNKGVEFTNIIPDKTLKDNILKSVPGFPTSIFIDKEGNIVGEPIVGARSKDEYKKIIMDVLKDIK, from the coding sequence ATGAGAAAAGGGATTATTTTAATAGCTTTAGTATTAAGTTTATCTATTTTTTTTATAGGATGTAAAAAAGAAAATAAACCAAAAGAAAAAAGTACAACACAGTCTGTAAATACAGAAACAGCCGATAATAAAGATAAAGAAGGATACTATAAATTAGATGAATTAGGTGTTGAATATAAAGTACCAGATAAGTGGTCTAAATCTGAAAACATAAGTGCATTTGTTTTAGAAGAAAATAAAGAAGATAAGAATGATCCTATATATGGTGCAATTATACATGACTTCGTTCCTGTTGAAACATTAAAGCTTATAAAAGAGAATGAGAAAAAATTAGAAGATATAAACGAAGAATCTGAAAAGATATTAGAACAAATACATAATAGTCAGCTAAGACTTTTAAATATAATTGCATTTGATAAAGACAAATTGAAAAAATCATTAGATAGTGGAAAGAAAATAGAGGATTTTACTAAGTGTGTTAAAAATGAATTAGTAAAAGAGAAGGATAATTTAGCATATTATATATGTTATGGAGATTCAAATACTGAGAGTTTATCTGATGAATCTAGAAAAATATATGATGAACTTTCAAAAGACATAGATAATTTGAAAAATAGTATAAAAGTATTTAAACCAGTAAAGTCAGAAGAAAAATTATCTGATATAAAAAAAGTACCGGAATTCAAAGCTAAGGATTTAAAAGGAAAAGAAGTAACAGAAAAAATATTTCAAAATAATAAGTTGACAATGATAAACGTATGGGCAACATTCTGTGGGCCTTGTATCAGTGAAATGAAAGATCTACAAGCACTTTATAAAGACTTAAAAAAAGAAGGAGTAAATATTGTAGGATTAATTGGAGACATAGAAAATGATGAAACAAAAAAATTAGCACAAGATATAATTAAGAACAAAGGTGTTGAATTTACAAATATTATACCAGATAAGACTTTAAAAGATAATATTTTAAAGTCAGTTCCAGGATTCCCTACTTCTATATTTATAGATAAAGAAGGTAATATAGTTGGAGAACCTATAGTAGGAGCACGTAGTAAAGATGAATATAAAAAGATAATTATGGATGTACTTAAAGATATAAAATAA